GGGTGGAGACAGTTCGAAACGACATCCCGGCCTGTGGTCTCGAGTCGGCGCGCCAACTCTGTCGCAAACAGCACGTTCGCGAGCTTCGAATGACTGTATGCCCACGTCCCCGTGTAGCTGTCAACAGTGGTTACCCGGTCCAGATCAAGTGATGTCCCTCTGTGCGCGCTTGAGGCGGTTGTAACGACACGAGCGCCAGCGTTGAGATGGTCAAGCAGCTCTGTGGTTAGTAGGTACGGCGCGAGGTGATTGACGTGAAACGTGTATTCAACACCGATGTCCGTAAGCCGGCCCTGACGGAACAGTCCGCCGGCGTTGTTCACGAGGATATCGAGCCCGTCTGTCTCGTCACGGACGGTGGCTGCGAGAGACCGAACCTCGTCGACAGCAGCGAAGTCGGCTTGGACGAACGCCGCGTCGACGCCCAACCCCGACAATTCAGAGACAACCGCCGCACCTGCGTCAGCGTCCCGACCATGCACGATAACATCCGCCCCGAGGCGACCCAGAGACAGCGCCGCCTCGCGCCCGATACCGCTGGTCGAACCGGTGACAAGTACCTGCATGCCCGTGCAATCGATATCCGCGACACCGGCCCGTTCCGCAGGTCGTTTCGCCATGGTAGTACTACTGTCTCTGCAACTATAACGGAACGGCTAGTACGGTTATTTGCGACCGAGCGACGTATCGAACTCACGAGCCGGTTGCCAGTACGAGAAGAGCTCATGACCGGACAGCAGCCAGTCATCGAGAGTTGTGAGTACCCGCGCATTTTTGATTGTCACAGCGGTATATTGAGAGGTGGTAGCAATTCAACCGGAGCTAGACGGGCGCACTGCTCTTGTGACAGGGTCTGCGAAGCGAGTCGGCCGAGAGATGCTGCTTGAGTTGGCGGCTGCCGGTGCCGATGTCGCCGTGCATTACCGGACGAGCGAAGAAGCGGCGGCGGAGACAGCAGCCGACGCACGGGATCACGGCGTCGAGGCAACGACCGTGGAAGGTGACGTAACTGAGCCTGACGCCGTTGATTCGCTGTTCTCGGACTGTGAATCGGAACTGGGGGATGTCGATATCTTGGTCAACGCAGTTGGTCCGCTCCCACAGGGGCGGTGGGATGAGCTGTCCCTCGATGAGTGGAAAACCGCTGTTGAGGGGTGTCTATACTCGACGTATCTGTGCTCGCAGCGAGCGCTCCTGTCGATGCGGGCAGCCGGCTGGGGACGGATTATCAACTTCGGCGTGGCAGACGCGCGTGATGACAGGGCAGTCCCGATGAACTTCCCGTACTTCGCGGCAAAAAAGGCAGTCCTGCAGTTCACGCGAACGTTGGCGTATGATACACAGGACGACGAGATTACAGTCAACGCTGTGTCGCCCTTCGCGGTCGAGAACACGGTTGTAGATGTCTCGGAGTTTCCGCGTGGGCGGGCAGCCACGTTCGAGGACGTTGCGGCACCGATTCTGTTTTTCTGTAGTGACGCGGCTGCGTACATTTCTGGCCAGAACGTGGCCATCGACGGTGGTCGACTGCAAGAAGCGTGACCGGTCAGGTAGCGGTCCGTGCGCGGCCAGGTGTGGTTTTACGGGCCGGTACAGCTCCGCGGAACCGTCTATCTCGTCCTGAGAGCAGCGTCTATGTTTGAGCTATCAGACGCTATCAGCGGCTTCCGGCTCATCGCTATCCTGGCGGGCAAGTACAATGCCAGCAATGAAGCACGCAGCTCCCAGCCCGTACAGGCCATAGCTCAGTGGTGCCGAAACGAGGAACCCTGCGACGATCAGTACTCCGAACGCGGCGTGCAGAATCGCAGTCTGATTCACGGCCGGTTTAGCGGGTTCAGAAGCAAAAATGACCCGGTCCGGAGCTCGGGGTTCGGGACTAAACGATGCAAATCTGTGTGGCGTTTTGCGACTAGAACGGCACCGATGCGACCGGAGCGGTATCCAGTCACCGTTGCCGCACCTCTCCCGCACCAATTAGACCCTATGCACAGGTCGCCGGCCCCACACAGTTGTCGCCGAGTCTCCCGACTTAGGCGGGCTGGAGTCGGACAATCGGTGCATTCGACGCATCAACGACAGCAAGGATATGTCCGCTTCCGGGTTCAACCACGACATCGCGGATGCGCCATCCGCGGTCGGCGAGGAGAGATGTCGCCTCTTTGACCGTTCGCCCGTCGACGGTAAACCGGGCAAGGTACTGCGACGCCAGTCCGCCGACGAGCAAGTCACCAGTCCACTCAGTGAATGCGTCGCCGGTGTAGAAAGTCGCGCCGCTGGGTGGGAACCCACCGGAACCACAGTCCCACGAATACACTGGTGCGACGACATCGTCGCGGTCCGCATGGCTGACACCGATCGGGTCGCCGCTGCCGTAGGTACAGCCCTCGTCGGCGACCGGCCAGCCGTAGTTCGCGCCCCGTTCGACGATGTTGATTTCGTCGCCGTCCTGCTCGCCGAACTCGGCCTGCCAGATAGCGCCGGTGTCAGGATGGACGGTCATTCCCTGTGCGTTACGGTGGCCGTAGCTGAATATCGAATCGACCGCGTCCGGGTCGTCGGTGAACGGGTTCGCATCGGGAATGCCGCCCGAAGGCGTCAGTCGAAGCGTTGTTCCGAGTTCGTTTGTCCGGTCCTGCGCGACGTGGTCAGGCCCGAAGTTCTTGAACTGCCTGTCGCCGACAGTCATGTACACCAGCCCGTCAGGGCCAAACACGACGCGGGACCCGAAGTGGCCGTCAGAGTCGACGAACGGCTCGGCGACGTGTAGGTGTTCGAATTCCTCGAATTGCGCGTCAGTCACGTTCAGGCGACCACGTCCCAGATGTGTGGCCGACTCACCGCTGTCGTTGGCCTTCGAATATGTCAGATACACCCACGCCGGGTCCGGAAAGTCTGGATGCAACGCCGCATCAAGCATCCCGCCCTGGCCGCTCGCATACACAGACGGCGCGTTACTGACCGGTGTGACTATACCGTCGGCCGAGTCGACCAGCACCACGCTGCCGACGCGCTCCGTGGCCAGCAGTTGCGAGCCATCAGGCAGCGGCGTGATGCTCCACGGGGATTCGAGCCCATCAGCGACGGTTTCGACAGTCACAGCGGTCGCTGAGTCGTCGGTCTGTCTAGAATCCGTGGCTGTATCGCCGTCCCGTTGTTGGTTGTCACTGGGGGCACTACAGCCCGCGAGTGTCCCTGCGACCGTGAGCCCGCTCGCAGCAAGGAAGGTCCGTCTGTCCATCGTGGCCACAGCTACGGTCTCAGTGCTGTTAACTGCGGTCCCAACTGCGGACAGTCCGCTGCAATCATGCGCTTTAGGACCGGGCGTGTTCGACGGCGTCCTTGACGGTATCGCCGACGTACTCGTAGAACTGTCCGCGCAGGCTGTCGCTGTGCTGTGACATCTGCGTGATGACTGCGACGTGGTCGCTTTCGATGGCGAACACGATGTCAAGCGGTAGTCCGTAAAACTCACCCCGCAGTGTAAATTCGTTGTCCGGGTACAGGTCGTCGTGGTTCGGTGACGCGCGCCGGCACACGTACCCAGTGTGGTCCCGCAGTACGGTCTTGAGTTGTCCTGGCGTGAGATATCGGTCGGCTTTCTCTGCAGCGGTGTGACTTACTTCGATTCGGTCGACGGTCATCAGATATCTATCCGGTAGGCAGCGACGGCTTATTTGGGCTCCCATCCGTCGCGTCCAGTCATTGGAGCAAGCAACGCGGCAACCGCTGGGTAGCTGTACGGTATCTGCTACTCGAGTTTTCCACGCCACCGAAGCGAGTTATTGTTCAGTTCGACAACCGCAGGCCGGCCCTCCGCAAGCATCCGGTCGGCGATGTCGGTAGCTCGCGTGAGTTCCGCCACAGAGAGGTGTTCGTACGCCGGCCGCCCGTTGACGTGGTCGTACCACTCGTCTTCAAACACGGTATCCAAGACGACGCGGCTGAAACAGTGGTCTCGGTGAATTGGCCAGTCCCCGCTCGCCCGTGCTCGCGCCGGGAGGGTTTCAGTGACCTTCCGTAGATACGTCTCCCGAAGCGACGCAATGTCGACACCAGTGAGCGTCGTCTGACCCATACAGAACATATTGTTCTCCGGGAGAATAACACTGTTCGTGCGGGAGAGCAGACAGTACGATTGTCGTCGCTAATATAATTGGAGGCGAGGCCAACGCGACCGGACAAGTGCGTCACAGCTAGTGCATCACTCACTGGAATTGTACGGCTGTACATCACCGTCGACTTCCGAGACGCGGCGGTGAAGGTCACGTGCTGTTGCCTGTGACACCTCCACACGAACATAAATCGCATCGTCGTATTCAGTTGCGTGCACGGTCGCTTCCCCGTGTAAGTCCGACACAAGCGCATGTGCGGCGTCACTGTAGGGGAGTTTGACCGCGAACTCCGATGTTTCGAGCAGTGTGTCGAGCGCGTCGCGGGCCGCGGACTCGGTGTCGGATGGCAGGGTTCGGCACCGGACATCGAACTCCTCAGCAACCGCGGTGAGCAGAGTCTCACAGCCCTCACCGACGCCAAGCACGCACGTTGCCTGTTCAATTGCCGCTGTCAAGCCGGGGAGGGCGTTCTGCAGCCAGTCCGGGACACCGTGGCTGCCGAGGATTCCGGGCGTATCGGTCACCGCCAGCGTATGCGGCCCGACTGTCGCCATCGCAGTCGTCGGCTGGGCCGGTCGGCCAACAGTAGCGGTTGCAGTTGTTTCAGTGAGGGCAGCCCAGATGGGGGTCGTCGGAGCGCTAACCCGACCGAGCAGCACTACCCGGCCGTCGACGGACGAGTAGCTGGTCTGGACCCGCTGGCGGGCCGCTGTTCGTCGCTTTTCGAGTGTGTCCCGTAGCTCCTGTATCCGTTCGTCATGCGCTGTGACAGAGCCACTTGTCCCGGATGGGCCCTGTTCCGCTGCGTCGCGTTGCTCGGCGGCGGCCGCGCGGCGGGCAATCCGAGCCTGCTGGAGTTCCAGACACGTCGCTGCAACAGGGTTCGCTTCGCCAAGCCACTCCCAGACTGCGGCACGCTTATCTCGAACCGTGACCGGCGAAAGTCGCGTCTGCAAGTCAACGCTCTGTCCCGGGTGCATCTCACCGTCAACAACCACAGTCACGGGCCCGTTGTCGGAGTCGGAACAGCGCTGCTCGACGGCTTCGACAGTTGTAGGCGAAAGGTAGTACTGGTTGTCCTCCGGGCGGTCGGTGACGAACGTGGTAACCGGTCCGTCGCTGTGTGGCGAAACAATCGCAGACAGCCCCTGCGTGAGCTGTCCGGACTGGCTCACGAGTAGCGTTGGCGCAGTCATCACCCAATAGCCGTAGTATGTGTTCAGCCGTTTTGGGCCTGTCGCGGCGAAGTGTCTTTTACTCGCCCGCAGTTACACTCTACTGATGGACCGTCACGATCAGCCGGCAGGTGACAGAGAGCGTCTGCCAGCCGAGACGCTCTCGCCGCTGGCAACACGGGTCGACGAGCTGCTTGCGCTGTATCGCTACGAGCTCACCCCCGCTATCGATGCGATCAATGCTGCCGTTGCCGGCTACGGCGGCCTGTTCGACCCGGACACGTCTGCTGCTGAGATACGGACCGCAATCGATGATCTCCTCGAATCCAGCCCACCCCCGACACAGCAAGAAACGACCGATGACGCCGCGTCACGAGTCGTCCTCTATGTGGACGGCAGCGCACACAGCAACGGCCCAGCTGGTGCTGGTGCTGTGATTCAGGCTGATGAGACACCGATTGCCCGGCTCGGACGACCGGTCGGCTCCCGGACAAACAACAACGTCGCCGAATACGCTGCCCTCCACCTTGGACTGCAGGCGCTGGCGACACGGTGTGACCCGGAATCGGTTGAGATACGCATCGATTCGATGACCGTCATCAATCATATCTGGGGTGACAGTGAGAGCACCGTGAAGGCGACGCCGTACAGCACCGCAATCACGGACCATCTGTCGGCACTGCCTACCCACGAGTGGACGCATCTGGCCGACAGTGACCCGAATCCGGCTGATGCACAGGCGACGGTCGGGGCCGACATCGCAGCCCTTGGCCCGGGGTGAGAGAGGACTGCCAGCGAACCGGTCGTTCGCGTCACTCATAGCGTGGCTCACCAGCGTCAGATTGCTGTGTCGGTCGCCGCCGTTCTGCTGTTTTTATTCCTTGAGCACGTACACTACGGTAATGTATACTGACGGGCAGTACGATTACGACGTGGCCGTTGTCGGCGGCGGGCCTGCCGGACTGACGAGCGCACTATACACCTCCCGGCTGGGGATGGACACGATTGTTATCAACCGCGGTGGGGGCCGCGCTGCGATGATGACCGACACGCACAACGTCATCGGCGTGACCGAGGATGTCTCAGGGAACGAATTCCTGGAGACAGCGCGCGAGCAGGTGCAGGACTACGGCGGAACCTACGAGCGGGGCTTTGTCGAGTCAGTGGACCCACTCGCCGACGAGGAGGACGGCTTCACGGTGACGACAAGCGACGGCGAACTGGCGGTCAAGCGAGTCGTGCTGGCGACCGGGTTCGCCGATGAGCGCCCGGACCCACCGCTGCCACGGACCGGCAAGGGGCTGCACTGGTGTCTCCACTGTGACGCGTTCATGTTTGTCGGTGAGCCGGTGTTCGTCATGGGGACCGGCGAAGCCGCGGCCCACGTCGCGATGATTATGCTGAACTACACCGACGACGTTGACATCCTGACCCGCGGCGAAACGCCGGAGTGGAGCGACGAGACGCAGACGATGCTCGACAATCACCCGGTCGAGATCGTCGAAACGGAACTCTCCGGGAAGCAGACCGACGACGACGGCTGGCTATCCGCCTATGAATTCGAGGACGGAAGCGTTCGGGAGTACAAGGGTGGCTTCCCGATGCTGGGGTCGGACTACCACGCGGAACTGGCCGATGAACTGGGGCTCGATAGAAACGACGACGGGACGGTGGCCGTCGACGACCACGGCGAGACCAGTGTCTCCGGTGTCTACGCTGTCGGAGACCTGACGCCGGGCCACAACCAGATCCCGATCGCCATGGGTGAGGGCGCAGACGCGGGTATTGCGATCCACAAAGACCTCAGGAAGTACCCGCGTTCAGTCGACGACATCGAGTCCGAGGGAGCGGTCGAAGATGTGGAGGTGCCCGCTGTCTCGGAGGAACTGTTCGCCACGGCGCTGACCCACGAGGGGCATGCTGCCGGGCCACGGTCGGAGGAAGCGCCAGAGGTCCGCGCTGACGACGACTGACATTCCGGAGGATAGTTCAATCAAATACGGCAAGGCAACCGAGTATCGACTCCGGAAAGCAACTATTCGTCGTCGGTGTCGCGCTGTCGATAGGATTCAAGCAAGTCGTCAAGCAGCAAGCAACGAGGGTCAGTGACGGGGTAGGCAGTGTCGATGTACTCCTCTGCCGTCTCGATATCACCGCGAATAGCGAACTGCCGGACGCGCGCAGCGTTCTCGTAGAAGTTCTCGTTGATCTCCGGCGACATCTCGGCCCGACTGGAAACCGCCTGGTGTTGAAAGACCTCTTTCTGGAGTTCGTCGAAATCAACCATCTCCGGTTCGTAGTCCTCGATTTCCGAAAGGACGTACTCAACGGCGAACCGCTGAAACTCGGACTTGTTCGAGAAGACACCCTCTTCTACCATCTCCTCGACGCAGTCCATCACCGCTTCGGGGAACCGGACCGTTGACTTGACCACGTATTACTCATCAGACTGTCGACCCATATAAAATATACTCCCGTGGGGTCTGGCACACTGTGTCTTGGCTCTACTGAAGCCCTACTTTTCAAATAAAAAACAGGGAGAAACAGTCGGTCAATAAGGGGCGCAGTCTCGACGCAGTACTGGACGATTGGGAGACAAAACTAGTACTTGCTGCAGATTGTAACAGAGCCTGTGTGTCGGGTTTCTGTCATAGTCCCAGACGTGACCCGTTGCCTCGAAATGGTGGGAAAATCGTAGCCGGTGTGCAACGGTAGCAAGAGTTGACTCTGGCGCTTACTGACAGAAGAGTTCTCCGCCGGCAACCGTCGAATAAGCGACTGGCTCTCCGGGCATTCGATGTGATTCCCAGACGTATCGATATGAAAGCCAGTCTGTCGTGAAAGAAAACGGTTACAGAACATACTTTTGCCGTGAAGACCTCCTAAAGCCTGACAATGGGTCGGCCAAACGTGTTACTCGTCGTTCTTGACTGTGTACGCGCGGCGAACACTTCGCTGTTAGGTCATCGGCGCAAGACCACACCCTTCCTCGAAGAGTTTGGTCGTGAGGCGACGGTGTACACGCAGGCACGAACGACCGCGAGCTGGTCGCTGCCGGCCCATACGAGCCTATTTACCGGTGTTCCGTCCGAGGGTCATAAACTCCAGATAACTGAACGGCTGCAACCCGGCCAGACCATCTTTGATTTCCTCGATGGGGAGGGCTACGAGACCGGCGTGTTCACCGAGAACCCGTATCTCACGGTTCACCCGTCCGGGCTCAGTGACAGCTTCGAGACCGTCGTGACGGAACGGCCCGATTCGACGGACGTTGACGACCCATCCGAGACCCGCAACGGTGTCGACGGGTTCTGGTACGCTGACAGGCTGACAGAGTGGATCGACGAGCAAACGGAGTCCTGGGCTGCGTGCCTGAATCTGATGGATGCGCATATGCCGTACGCAACGCGGGACGCCTACGATGAGTGGGGGGCGGACTTTTACTGGGCAATGCATGACGAACTCCCGATCAAGTGGGAGTGGAGTGTCTATGGGGAGCAACTCCCGGCGGGCGTCGGACAACTGCTTGAGCCGCTGTACGACGGCGCGATTCGCCAGACTGACGCCATTCTGGAGCAGGTCATTGGTGCTCTGGAGGCACGTGGTGTTTTAGACGATACGCTCGTGGTCATCACGTCGGACCACGGTGATGGGTTCGGAGAGCCGCCACAGGCCGCCACAGAGCCACCGGCCGTCATGCACGGGATGGGCACGCAGGAGGAACTGTTTCACGTCCCACTGGTCGTCCGCGGACCGGGGCAGACCGGGGGACGGCGAATCGAGTCCCTGGCGACGTTGGCACAGTTTCCCGACGCTGTGCTGGCTGCCTTTGACGGCGAAGCAGACGACTCCGGGTGGTTCGTCGCACCCGATGGGCAAACAACTGCATATCAGGCACCACCGACCGGGCAGACGGCGGAGTACGCCGAACAGTACACTGACGAACCGGACCGATTCCGACAGTCTGCGTCGCTCGTGTATCGTGATGGGCCCGGCGACACCGTATACAAGCGCGCAGCGTGGGGGGATGATGAGTACGAAGCGGTCGTGCGGGGCCGGCGGTCCGAGTCGAGCGACGACACACCTATTGACCGCCCGCCATCGGACGTTGTCGCTGACTCCGCAGAGCACAGTGAGACGCTCGAAATCACCCAACTCGCCGCCGGGGAGGATGAAATGGCAGAATACGACATCGATGGCTTTGAGGACATAGATCTCCAGTCACGGCTGGAGCGACTCGGCTATCTCTAAAACGGTGCTAATCAGGCCGAAACCGAGCATCGTCCGCCACACTCGTCCTCTAGCTGTCGTATTTGCGATGCCTGAACAGAATCGAAAGGGATGTTTGTCGCAACTTGATTTGTACGAACGATGTATAGCGATATTCTCGTTCCAACGGATGGGAGTGCGTCAATGGAGCAGGTACTGGAACACACGATCGATATTGCCGACGGGCGGGATGTCACCGTCCACGCGCTGTATGTCATCGACGACCGGGCGTTCCTGTCGATGGATGACGAGATGCAGGACGAGGTGCTTGAGAACCTGCGAGCGGAGGGCGAAGAAGCCACGTCGGCAGTCCGGGACACACTGGAACAGGACGGAATCGAAGTCTCGACAGCGACCCAGCGGGGCAAACCGGCAGACAACATTGTGTCGTACGTTGAAGACGCCGATATTGATCTGATTACGATGGGAACGCAGGCAGACAAATATGAACAGAATATGCTCGGGAGCACGGCACAGAAGGTCGTCACGAAGTCGTCCGTTCCAGTCCTCACTGTTGGCGTTTCCGAGTCGGAGTAAGCGCGCGGTTCGTCAGTGGTCGCAGGCTGCGGTAGTTGATGTAGGCGGAAACTAGAAATTCGGGTCCCTAATTACTGTGACTGAGCGACATCGGTTCTGACGCTGAACGACCCGACCAGCGTTTCGAGCTGTTGTGCCTGGTCGGACAGCGACTCCATCCGATTGCTCACTTCGTTGATCGAAGCAGTTTGTTCTTCGACTGTCGCGGACACGGATTCCGTTTCGTCTGCCGACTCAACACTGATCTCCGCTACCTCGTCGATCATCGACACAACACCTTCACTGGTCGCTGCCTGGCTATCAGTCGTGTCGCTAATTTCTTGGACACCAGTATCGGTTTCCGCGGCGTTCTCAGCAACCCGTTCGAACGCAGTAACGGACCGCTCAACGGCTTCGATCTCTTTTTCCACTAGCTCACTCGCCCGTTCAACCTGACTGACGACAGTGCCGGTCTGGGCCTGAATGTTCTCGATTCGGGTTCGGATGTTCCCCGCAGATTCCTGGGTCTCGTCGGCCAGTGTCTTGACCTCGTCAGCCACAACAGCGAAGCCGTCGCCTGCATCTCCAGTCCCGGAGTTCCCAGCGCGGGCCGCTTCGATGTTCGCGTTCAGCGCCAACATATTCGTCTGTTCGGCAATATCGGAGATGAAATCAACAATTGTCGCGATCTCTGCCATCTGGTCGTCAAGTTCGGTTACTGTCTCCACCGTTTCGTCGATAGACGCCTTGACATCTTTCGCATCAGTTAGCGTGTCTTCGGCGAGTGACTGCCCATCAGTCGCGATTGTTGCGGTTTCGGCAGAAGTCTGTGCGACTTCATCAGCTGACGCCGCGATCTCTTCGACCGCCGCTGAGAAATTCGAGACTTCGGCGCTCGCCTCTTCGACCATTTCCCGCTGTTCATCAGCGCCGGCAGCGATCTGCTGGATAGAGCCGCTCACACCGTCGCTCGCTGTCGCGACTTCCTGCAACGCTGAGTCCGACTCCGTGACCTGTCTATCGACGGCAGCAGCGAACGACTGAATCTCACCGAGCGTCGCTTCGAGTTCGTCCGCCATACTGTTGAACGCAACGCCGATTTCAGCCATCGAGTCGTTCATACTGTCCGAATCAACACGCGTTGTGAAGTCGCCGTCAGCCATGTCCTCCATTGCGTCTTTGTACGTCTGGGCCTTCAGTTCGAGATGGCTGTTGAGCGCAGCGACCTCTTCACGCTCTTGCTCGGCCTCGTCTCTAAGGCGTTGGGCTTCCTCGCGCTGCTGTTCAATTTCGGCTCGCTCTTCTTCCAAGTTATCGATCTTATTCGCCCGTTCGCGGGCACGTTCAATCTCTGTCTGTGCCTTTTGTCGGGACTTTTCGATGGAACTCAGGTGGATCGTCAGTGAGATAGCCAGCATTGCGACGAACCCGCCGTGGACGGCGCCCCAGGCGATGGGGTTCAGCTGCGCCGCCGTGTGGTTGTAGACTGACGTGGGATCGATGATGCCGAAGATGATGTGGCTCGCGACAACGTATCCAATGCCGATGCCGAACGGAATCCAATCTTCATAGATGGCGGCGATACCGATTGCGATGAAGAAGTGGAAGTGTGCCTCGATGTACCCGCCGCTGAAGTGTACAAGCGTGCCGGTACAGAACGCGAGTCCCGTGACCGCTAGCACAGTTCGCACTCGACGGCTGAGTTGCGGTAGGGCTGCGGCGAACGCAAACCCAGCAATAAGACCAATCTGAAGCAGCACCCGTCCGGTTGGTATCGAGGGGATGGTTGCGCCAATGATTGGGCTCTGCGTCGTCTCAACGAGCCCGAGGGCCAGTAAAAACGGAATGTGCGACAGAACTGTGATTATGAAATATTTGTGGCGGCGCTGCCACGTCTCGTCAGGAATTGAACTCCCATCCGGGATGGTCGAGAGGAAGCCACCATCGCCGCCGGCAGTGTCCTGACTTCCAATGTTTCCAGCACCTGTCATGTTACCAT
The Haloarcula marismortui ATCC 43049 DNA segment above includes these coding regions:
- a CDS encoding SDR family NAD(P)-dependent oxidoreductase; translated protein: MAKRPAERAGVADIDCTGMQVLVTGSTSGIGREAALSLGRLGADVIVHGRDADAGAAVVSELSGLGVDAAFVQADFAAVDEVRSLAATVRDETDGLDILVNNAGGLFRQGRLTDIGVEYTFHVNHLAPYLLTTELLDHLNAGARVVTTASSAHRGTSLDLDRVTTVDSYTGTWAYSHSKLANVLFATELARRLETTGRDVVSNCLHPGAIPGSGFSRFLPGPIPQFVKLFDAVPGITSVEDGAAEILHLAVSSRIGDVSGRYFAGQRPATPSHAARDRAAASRLWRRSADLLGIDVPLGDVQSSAPTEN
- a CDS encoding SDR family NAD(P)-dependent oxidoreductase; amino-acid sequence: MTGSAKRVGREMLLELAAAGADVAVHYRTSEEAAAETAADARDHGVEATTVEGDVTEPDAVDSLFSDCESELGDVDILVNAVGPLPQGRWDELSLDEWKTAVEGCLYSTYLCSQRALLSMRAAGWGRIINFGVADARDDRAVPMNFPYFAAKKAVLQFTRTLAYDTQDDEITVNAVSPFAVENTVVDVSEFPRGRAATFEDVAAPILFFCSDAAAYISGQNVAIDGGRLQEA
- a CDS encoding PQQ-dependent sugar dehydrogenase, giving the protein MDRRTFLAASGLTVAGTLAGCSAPSDNQQRDGDTATDSRQTDDSATAVTVETVADGLESPWSITPLPDGSQLLATERVGSVVLVDSADGIVTPVSNAPSVYASGQGGMLDAALHPDFPDPAWVYLTYSKANDSGESATHLGRGRLNVTDAQFEEFEHLHVAEPFVDSDGHFGSRVVFGPDGLVYMTVGDRQFKNFGPDHVAQDRTNELGTTLRLTPSGGIPDANPFTDDPDAVDSIFSYGHRNAQGMTVHPDTGAIWQAEFGEQDGDEINIVERGANYGWPVADEGCTYGSGDPIGVSHADRDDVVAPVYSWDCGSGGFPPSGATFYTGDAFTEWTGDLLVGGLASQYLARFTVDGRTVKEATSLLADRGWRIRDVVVEPGSGHILAVVDASNAPIVRLQPA
- a CDS encoding ribonuclease HI family protein produces the protein MDRHDQPAGDRERLPAETLSPLATRVDELLALYRYELTPAIDAINAAVAGYGGLFDPDTSAAEIRTAIDDLLESSPPPTQQETTDDAASRVVLYVDGSAHSNGPAGAGAVIQADETPIARLGRPVGSRTNNNVAEYAALHLGLQALATRCDPESVEIRIDSMTVINHIWGDSESTVKATPYSTAITDHLSALPTHEWTHLADSDPNPADAQATVGADIAALGPG
- a CDS encoding NAD(P)/FAD-dependent oxidoreductase, whose translation is MYTDGQYDYDVAVVGGGPAGLTSALYTSRLGMDTIVINRGGGRAAMMTDTHNVIGVTEDVSGNEFLETAREQVQDYGGTYERGFVESVDPLADEEDGFTVTTSDGELAVKRVVLATGFADERPDPPLPRTGKGLHWCLHCDAFMFVGEPVFVMGTGEAAAHVAMIMLNYTDDVDILTRGETPEWSDETQTMLDNHPVEIVETELSGKQTDDDGWLSAYEFEDGSVREYKGGFPMLGSDYHAELADELGLDRNDDGTVAVDDHGETSVSGVYAVGDLTPGHNQIPIAMGEGADAGIAIHKDLRKYPRSVDDIESEGAVEDVEVPAVSEELFATALTHEGHAAGPRSEEAPEVRADDD
- a CDS encoding ribbon-helix-helix domain-containing protein gives rise to the protein MVKSTVRFPEAVMDCVEEMVEEGVFSNKSEFQRFAVEYVLSEIEDYEPEMVDFDELQKEVFQHQAVSSRAEMSPEINENFYENAARVRQFAIRGDIETAEEYIDTAYPVTDPRCLLLDDLLESYRQRDTDDE
- a CDS encoding sulfatase encodes the protein MGRPNVLLVVLDCVRAANTSLLGHRRKTTPFLEEFGREATVYTQARTTASWSLPAHTSLFTGVPSEGHKLQITERLQPGQTIFDFLDGEGYETGVFTENPYLTVHPSGLSDSFETVVTERPDSTDVDDPSETRNGVDGFWYADRLTEWIDEQTESWAACLNLMDAHMPYATRDAYDEWGADFYWAMHDELPIKWEWSVYGEQLPAGVGQLLEPLYDGAIRQTDAILEQVIGALEARGVLDDTLVVITSDHGDGFGEPPQAATEPPAVMHGMGTQEELFHVPLVVRGPGQTGGRRIESLATLAQFPDAVLAAFDGEADDSGWFVAPDGQTTAYQAPPTGQTAEYAEQYTDEPDRFRQSASLVYRDGPGDTVYKRAAWGDDEYEAVVRGRRSESSDDTPIDRPPSDVVADSAEHSETLEITQLAAGEDEMAEYDIDGFEDIDLQSRLERLGYL
- a CDS encoding universal stress protein, whose protein sequence is MYSDILVPTDGSASMEQVLEHTIDIADGRDVTVHALYVIDDRAFLSMDDEMQDEVLENLRAEGEEATSAVRDTLEQDGIEVSTATQRGKPADNIVSYVEDADIDLITMGTQADKYEQNMLGSTAQKVVTKSSVPVLTVGVSESE
- a CDS encoding methyl-accepting chemotaxis protein; translation: MANGNMTGAGNIGSQDTAGGDGGFLSTIPDGSSIPDETWQRRHKYFIITVLSHIPFLLALGLVETTQSPIIGATIPSIPTGRVLLQIGLIAGFAFAAALPQLSRRVRTVLAVTGLAFCTGTLVHFSGGYIEAHFHFFIAIGIAAIYEDWIPFGIGIGYVVASHIIFGIIDPTSVYNHTAAQLNPIAWGAVHGGFVAMLAISLTIHLSSIEKSRQKAQTEIERARERANKIDNLEEERAEIEQQREEAQRLRDEAEQEREEVAALNSHLELKAQTYKDAMEDMADGDFTTRVDSDSMNDSMAEIGVAFNSMADELEATLGEIQSFAAAVDRQVTESDSALQEVATASDGVSGSIQQIAAGADEQREMVEEASAEVSNFSAAVEEIAASADEVAQTSAETATIATDGQSLAEDTLTDAKDVKASIDETVETVTELDDQMAEIATIVDFISDIAEQTNMLALNANIEAARAGNSGTGDAGDGFAVVADEVKTLADETQESAGNIRTRIENIQAQTGTVVSQVERASELVEKEIEAVERSVTAFERVAENAAETDTGVQEISDTTDSQAATSEGVVSMIDEVAEISVESADETESVSATVEEQTASINEVSNRMESLSDQAQQLETLVGSFSVRTDVAQSQ